One Myxococcus stipitatus DNA segment encodes these proteins:
- a CDS encoding esterase/lipase family protein produces the protein MNPLLPRLRRWKRRLQSLAGYLHLDPNANRVIRRTDFSHCPRPVLLLYGFFSTRRVFSVLEHRLRRDGYSVWSIHLGGALDRYNTYGIDTLAHKVREKVERMYARHPHMGPLSIIGHSKGGLIGLYYVKRLGGDQRVRNLVTLGTPHRGSRLAYLGCATLGWFSRSMWQLTPVSPFLERLRTGAFPRHVRLASLYSRADGVTPWTSARLDADGQPNVSSHELPSMGHGELLTRRDAYQVIRRELEAGYGAVEPALRALPLPSSAS, from the coding sequence ATGAATCCTCTGCTCCCGCGTCTTCGTCGGTGGAAGCGTCGACTCCAGAGCCTCGCGGGCTACCTGCACCTGGACCCGAACGCCAACCGCGTCATCCGTCGCACGGACTTCTCCCACTGCCCCCGGCCCGTGCTGCTGCTCTACGGCTTCTTCAGCACGCGCCGCGTCTTCAGCGTGCTGGAGCACCGGCTGCGGCGGGACGGCTACTCCGTCTGGTCCATCCACCTGGGCGGGGCGTTGGACCGCTACAACACGTACGGCATCGACACGCTGGCCCACAAGGTGAGGGAGAAGGTGGAGCGCATGTACGCGCGCCATCCGCACATGGGGCCGCTGAGCATCATCGGCCACTCGAAGGGCGGCCTCATCGGGCTGTACTACGTGAAGCGGCTGGGCGGGGACCAGCGGGTGCGCAACCTCGTCACGCTGGGCACGCCGCACCGGGGCTCGCGGCTGGCATACCTGGGGTGCGCGACGCTGGGCTGGTTCAGCCGCAGCATGTGGCAGCTCACGCCCGTCTCGCCCTTCCTCGAGCGCCTGCGGACGGGGGCCTTCCCCCGCCACGTGAGGCTGGCGTCGCTGTACTCACGCGCGGACGGGGTGACGCCCTGGACCTCCGCCCGGCTGGACGCGGACGGCCAGCCCAACGTCTCCAGCCACGAGCTGCCCTCCATGGGCCATGGCGAGCTGCTCACGCGCCGGGACGCCTACCAGGTCATCCGGCGCGAGCTGGAGGCGGGCTATGGCGCCGTCGAGCCCGCGCTGCGCGCGCTGCCCCTGCCGTCCTCCGCGTCTTGA